The Peribacillus muralis DNA segment TCGCACCGTCTTAAAAAGATTTTAATCATTTGCATAAAAGATGAACGGAATTTCCTATCTCTTTAAAGATCGTGAGAGACCACTTACTATTTTATAGGTGGTCTTTTTAGTTTTTAGGAAAATAACAAAGACATCAAATTATTTAAGAAAGTATAATGTTATGTATTAAAAATAAGGAGTGGAAAATGAAACTAGAAAAATTATTTTTAAAATGGGTAAATCATACAAAAGAAGGAAGTCGTAGAAGTAGTTTAGATATAACAGATGAAATTTGGAAACAGGTAATAAAAGATTTTCGTAATTGGGAGAACAGTGAAGATAAAGAAGTAAGTGAGCATGCAAAACGTTTACTATATACTGGGAAAATAAGAAGAGTTCATTTAGACCTTAATGAAGTGGATTATGATAATCATTATGTGTCATGGACATTAGTTGAAAATCTTGAAGACTTATATTTCTTCAATCCAGCCTATTCTCATACAATAATTACAGCAGAAGCAACAAAAGATAATCCTGCAATTAGCTTTATTGGATATTTGGAATTTTTGAAGAAATTTGAGGGTGAAGATCTTGTCACACCACCTATCAGAAAAGAAAAAGAAGTGATTTTTCCGTTACAAGAAAAATCAATATTAAGCATTGAAAAAATAGAAATAAAAAAGAGATGAAAAATGACATTAAATCCTTAGGAACAGAAGGTTTCAAAAGCATCTATTGAGTTCCAATATGTTCATGAGTTTCAATTGTTTAGTGATAATAAATTTGTTTAATTCTTATAGAACTAACGGGGCAGGATTGTTGAACAAGAATATCAAATAAGATAAATTGTAATGTTTAGTTAATAATGTAAAAAAAGGATATCCTATTGAGAAAAACCAAAATGCTTGCTTGGACCGATGAATGGGAAGAATCATACAGTCAAGAAGAGAAAATATTGAAAGAAGTTCTTAGAAATGAATTAGTTGATATTTTTCATATTGGAAGTACCTCTATACCAACAATAGGCTACGCAAAGCCGATAATAGATATTTTAATTGTTGTAAAGGATATTGAAAACATTGATTTATACAACAATAAAATGTTGGAATTGGGGTATGAACCAAAAGGTGAGAATGGGATTGCTGGAAGAAGATATTTTCCAAAAGGAAAGGATAATCGAACACATCATATACATATCTTTCAAGTCGAAAGTGAACAAATAAAAATCCATTTAGATTTTAAAGAATACTTGATAAAGAACCCGGTGGAAGCTAAAAAGTATGGAGAATTGAAAATCAACTTAACAAAACAGTTTCCTAACGAACATAACAAGTATCAAGAAGGAAAGCAGCAGTTCGTTAATGAATTAGCCGATAAAGCGAATGAATGGGCGTCACAGAGAAGATTTCCTTAATGAACTAACCGGTGCGTTAGTTCATTAAGGTGTAGCGTCAGGAAAATGCGGATTTACAACGTTAGATAAATTCCAGTATTTAAAATCCCAATTTCTCATTAATATCACTGAGAGATTGGGAATTATTCAACAATCGCGCCCGAATACGGAATATCGCAATATTCAAAGGAGCAGCAAAAGTGTTCTTTAGTTATTTTGCTAGTAACACACTGAGTCAAAAACCAAATTCATTCTTCGTTTTCCATTTTCTCCCACTCACTTAAATACATGACATCTTGTACCACATTTTTTTTCTTTTCAGGAAGTAAACAAAGGAACTCTAATGATTTGCCGTCAGGATCGTAAAAATAAAGATTAGCCGTAGGTGTCCAGGTTTGTACCATGGGCTCAGTAGGTTCAAGACCAAAAGCCGATCTTGGACTTATACCTTTATTGAGTAGCCATTCTCTTGCATTAATTATATCCTCATAGTTAATCTTGAATGCAAAGTGGCTTTTATGAAATTCTTCTTCTGAAACCTCCCAAACACCCAGCATTTGTTCTCTTTTTTTATTTTTATCAAACCAAAAAAATGCTACACGGCGCTCTTCAATATAATGAGCTAAATCTAATCCTAGTTTATTATAAAATTCTATTGCTGCTTCTAAATTTTTTGTTTGAACATGTGTTTCATATAGAGTTCCTGGAAACATTAATAAATCCCTCCTAATTTTTTGTGTGAAAATTCTTATTATTCAAATCCATTGTAACAAATAAGACATTTGAAAGTGAAAACCTAATAAAATTATCAAAAGTAGTTATTATAGTCGTTTTAGCTTTCTTATTACTCTTTTCAATATCGGTAAATTATTAAGATATCGGGTGGGTGTGTTAGCTTATAATTGGATCTGTCTTTAGACCGCCTTATCCAGTTTAACAATTTTAGGAGGTGAAAATGATGAAACGCGCAATAGGAATTTTTCTTACTCTTTCATCTGTACTAACATACTTAATTGTGGACATGCTTTATGACCCTGTTAAGGAAACAGAAACAAGAAAAGATATGAAATCAGGAGTTACAATAGTAACATTACATTATTAAAATCCTTTGATGTTTTGGGTAATTTGTTTGATTTTAATCATTACTTTTATTCTTGGAATTTACTTTATTCTAGCAAAGGAAAAGCAATATGAGGAATGTCCACTCTGGGATACTCCAGAATATATTAGAAATAAGTGAACCGAACTAACGGGTGCTTAAGGGAGTTGCTTTGGCAGCTCTTTTTCTTATGGAACTAAAGGGGCAGTTTAATTGAACAAGAAATCAAAGTAATTATAGACTTTGGAAGAAGAATATTGGGATATTATGCTAAACTTTTATAAAAGGATATTGAAAGGACTCGACATTATTAATGGATATTAGAAAACCTAACGATTCGGAACTCAAAAAAGTTATATTACTTTCTCCACAAGCTGTATTTGATGGCACATTGGGTGAAGTAAAACCTACAAATGAAAAAATCAAACATCTTGTTGAACCTCTATTGGAAAAGGGAAGCTATTATTTAATAGCAACAGAGATGGATAAATTAATGGGATGGATTCTTATAGGGGCAAGTAAAGATCAATTTACTGATAAGATGAGTGGATTTATTTATGAACTATTTGTTATAGAAGAATTTAGAGGGAATGGAATTTCTAAACGGTTAATGAGAACTGCCATTGACCATTTAAGACAAGATGGATACTCTGAAGTCCGCCTCAGTGTATTTGCAGAGAATCAAGCTATTAAACTATACGAAAAAATGGGATTTAACATTAGGGCAGTTACTATGAGTTTGCCATTATAAGCAACGAGCTTCTTTCACTAATGGTTGCTTTACTTCAATAAGGGGGTTGCTACGGCAGCCTTTTTTATGGCACTAAAGGGGCAGGATAGTTCCATAAGCGTATGTACTCGAACTGTGCGGTAAACATTAATACTCCTTAAGAACAGTTATAATAAATGAATGTGGTATCCTACTAATTAGTAATGTTATCCAAATAAAGTGTGTGTAAAAGAGAATGAACGACGACCAATGCCCTAAATGTAACTCAAACAATATTAAGAAAGAGCTCTTGGAACCGAGTTTAAATTTGTTCAGATGTTTTCCTATGATAATTTAAGGAATAAACCTTCCTAGATTATTTCTTACTATTGTTCAGATTGTGGCTACATATTTAGTTCTTATTGCAACGCATATCTAATTTAGATTAATAAACTGACAGGGGTATTCAAACATATCCTTTTATAAAAAACAACCAAGGGAGAGATAAGTATTTTTATATATGTTTATGAAGCAGGAATAATCGTAGCAATGATTGTATTCGGACTCGCTTATGTATTTGTAAAAGGGATAAAGGATAGAACGCAACTCTTACTTCTATTTTCGCTAGGTATATTGATTTTAGTGTTTTCCTTTTTTGTGATTGGCGGTTTTGAGGGAATGCCGTATGCTGTGTTGAGCCTCGGGGTATTCACACTGGCGATTCTATACTTTTTCTTAAAGAAATATGTTATAGGAAAGAAAATACTCTTTATAGGGGTTCCACTCATCATCGCTATTCATATATTCATCGGATTCATCAATCAAGTGGACTACCGGGTAGTGGATAAAGAAAGGCTGACGGATGATGAAACCGGGAATTATATTGAAAAAATCGAGAAAGATACATCGATTGTCGGTTACAAAAAATTTAAAGGAGGTGAAGGGGAGGACTTTTTATTAATATCAATGGGCGGTGAAAGAAAGGGAAATACCATTGAAGTGCTGAAAGTAAAAGAAGATAGTGAAAAGACTATCATCTGCATTCGGACATCCTATAATAAAAACCCTGAGCCAAATCCGTATATAGCTGTAGCACTTACTCGAATAAAATCAAAGGTAGTCATTTTGGATACTGATGGAACAAATTATGGAGATGGTTTATTTGATTAAACCTTTATAATTTGTTCTTACTTGGAAGGTTCCTTTGTCTTATGGAACTATCGGGGCAGGTTAGTTGATTAAAGGACGAATTACCAATACATAAGTTTTGATATTTTGAGATAAGGAACAAGCATCAAGACTTTGAAGGTAATAGGGTGAATTATTTGAAGAATATATTATACAAGTTAATTGGCTTGGTTTTAGGTGTTTTAGCTGTAATTGTATGTATAAAGTTAAGTGAACATTTCATGGGGAATGTATTACTGGGACTGCCAATCGGAATATTTATTGCAGCCCTGATAAGGCAAAACACAGATAAAATTACAAATAAATTGTAAGATCCATAAAATACATAGTTAAATATTTTCTTCTTAATGAACTATCGGGGCAGGATGGTTCAAGAGTGCTGTTTATTTTCGCCATATAATCGAATAAGCTAAAATGATAAAATTGAGTTTAAAAGGATTTTTTTTTATGAAGAGGTAGTGATTATTTTGAAAATAAATAAGAAAGTATCGAAAATCAAGTCGATACTTTCTTATGTTATTCGCAGAAATTAGATTGAAGGGGAAGCAAATTATTTATTTATATAGATCTGTACTTAGATATTTAAGACCAGAATCATTTATAGTTAATACGATATTTGCTCCTTTTTCTTCCTGTTTCAATAGTTTTAGTGCAGCAGCAACATTCGCTCCTGAAGAAAATCCTGCAAATATTCCTTCTTTTTTTGCTAAATCTCTTGCAACTTGTGTAGCCTCTTCATCTGTAATATGAATATAGTTTGTAACTAAATGTTTATCCAAAAGAGGCAAGTTCATTAAATATCCCCCGCCTTGAATTTTATGATTTGGATTCATTACAGGTTTACCAGAGTAAAAGGGAGCAGAATCTGGTTCAACTAAGTAGCAACGAATGTCGGGTTTATACTTTTTTAAAGTTTTTGCACATCCGGTAAAGGTACCACCAGAACCTGCAAAATCTAGAAAAACATCTATTTCTCCATTTGTTTGTCTCCACATTTCTTCACCCGTGTGATATTCGTGAGCATGTATATTTCCAATATGATTAAATTGGTCTGCACGAAATGCGTTTCTTTCTTTTGTTATTTGTTTTGCGACCTCTTCAACTTTTGCGAGATCCTCTCCAGATACTTGCCCTACCGGTGAACCAGGGGCTTGGTCTACTAATACAACCTCTGCTCCCAGTGCTTCCATCATTCTTGCTCTTTCTAAGGAATTTCCCTTAGACATTACAGCAACAAATTTATAACCTTTCACTCCACATACAATAGCCAGTCCTGTACCAGTATTGCCACTTGTCAGTTCCACAACAGTTTGATTAGGCTTGAGTAATCCTGCCTTTTCAGCTTCTTCAATTATCTGTAAACCAATTCTATCTTTTTTGCTGAAGCCAGGATTTAAATATTCAAGTTTAGCAAAAATATTTCCATCAAGACCTTCTGTAATTCTAGATAGGTGAACCATGGGAGTGTTACCAATAACTTGATGAACACCTGAAAATATAGAACGGTTTTCCATAGACAATTTCCCCTTTTTCATATATTTTGGACTATATAGTGTATATTCGAACGCTATATAGTTCATATAGTATACTATAACGTATAATTGTGCAATATAACGTATATATATTTTATTGGAGGTTCATTTATGGAACAAATTAATAAAAGTATCAGCAAAAATATAAAACGTGTCCGGCAGGAAAGGAATTTGAGTTTAGAAAAAACATCTGAATTAACAGGGGTTAGCAAAACGATGTTAGGACAAATCGAAAGAGGCGAGTCGAATCCAACTGTAACAACTCTTTGGAAAATAGCTAATGGGTTACGATTATCATTCTCTTCACTAATTAGTCAAGATAGGCCATCTGTTACTTTAATAAAAAAAAATGAAGTAGAGCCAGTTATTGAAAATGATGGACAATATCGTGTGTATCCACTTGTATCATTCAATCCAGAAAACCAGTTTGAAGTCTTTTTAATAACCCTAGAACCAGGATGTGAACATAAATCAGAACCGCATAATGCAGGTGTTGAAGAATACATTTTTGTAAATGATGGGACTTTAGAAGTTGAAGTTAATGATAAGCTTTATGTAGTCGATTGCGAGGACACTATTATTTTTGATGCAGATAAACCTCATATCTACAGGAATAATGGCAATAAAATAGTAAAGTGTTCAGTATTAATTCATTATCCTCTTTAATCATTGTTCATGTGGACTGTAAGATAAGTAAAAATAGCATGCAATCGGGCGCGGTTCTTTAATAAGAATGGCTTTGCTTAACGAACTAACGGGGCAGGATAGTTCAACATGGAAATTCATATTGTTTTAAGCAGACACTCAGCAGGAGTTATCAAGATAAGAAGCAGATGCTTCTAGAATCGTTGTAACCTAAAAATGATCTCGTAGACAGCATCAATTGCGTCTAATTATAGCGGCGTACTGTGGTCACCTATATTTGATGAGACCACGTGCGTTTTTTTAGGCAATTCTTTAAACAAGAGATGAATAAAACAAAGCCCCTGTTTACCAGGGGCTTTGTAGACAGACTAAGTCTAACTTACTTTATCAGTTAGACTTTTTTTGTAGAATCTTTAAAATTGTCACGTAAGAATTGGTGCAGGATAGTTCAACAAGCGCAGTATATTCACACTGCGATTTGCTATCTATCTCCTTTGAGAACATTGAAAAAATTAGAGATAAAAGTTTGTGGAAAGTGTTCATGACAGGATATAGTAAGCTCCCACGTGCTAACTATATCCCTTTATAAAATATGGTTATGTTTTTTCTCTAACTCAAGCAGCCAAGACTTTCTTTGAATGCCCCCTCCATACCCACCAAGATCTCCATTTGTATTGAT contains these protein-coding regions:
- a CDS encoding helix-turn-helix domain-containing protein: MEQINKSISKNIKRVRQERNLSLEKTSELTGVSKTMLGQIERGESNPTVTTLWKIANGLRLSFSSLISQDRPSVTLIKKNEVEPVIENDGQYRVYPLVSFNPENQFEVFLITLEPGCEHKSEPHNAGVEEYIFVNDGTLEVEVNDKLYVVDCEDTIIFDADKPHIYRNNGNKIVKCSVLIHYPL
- a CDS encoding PLP-dependent cysteine synthase family protein; protein product: MENRSIFSGVHQVIGNTPMVHLSRITEGLDGNIFAKLEYLNPGFSKKDRIGLQIIEEAEKAGLLKPNQTVVELTSGNTGTGLAIVCGVKGYKFVAVMSKGNSLERARMMEALGAEVVLVDQAPGSPVGQVSGEDLAKVEEVAKQITKERNAFRADQFNHIGNIHAHEYHTGEEMWRQTNGEIDVFLDFAGSGGTFTGCAKTLKKYKPDIRCYLVEPDSAPFYSGKPVMNPNHKIQGGGYLMNLPLLDKHLVTNYIHITDEEATQVARDLAKKEGIFAGFSSGANVAAALKLLKQEEKGANIVLTINDSGLKYLSTDLYK
- a CDS encoding GrpB family protein, which produces MRKTKMLAWTDEWEESYSQEEKILKEVLRNELVDIFHIGSTSIPTIGYAKPIIDILIVVKDIENIDLYNNKMLELGYEPKGENGIAGRRYFPKGKDNRTHHIHIFQVESEQIKIHLDFKEYLIKNPVEAKKYGELKINLTKQFPNEHNKYQEGKQQFVNELADKANEWASQRRFP
- a CDS encoding GNAT family N-acetyltransferase, translating into MDIRKPNDSELKKVILLSPQAVFDGTLGEVKPTNEKIKHLVEPLLEKGSYYLIATEMDKLMGWILIGASKDQFTDKMSGFIYELFVIEEFRGNGISKRLMRTAIDHLRQDGYSEVRLSVFAENQAIKLYEKMGFNIRAVTMSLPL
- a CDS encoding VOC family protein produces the protein MFPGTLYETHVQTKNLEAAIEFYNKLGLDLAHYIEERRVAFFWFDKNKKREQMLGVWEVSEEEFHKSHFAFKINYEDIINAREWLLNKGISPRSAFGLEPTEPMVQTWTPTANLYFYDPDGKSLEFLCLLPEKKKNVVQDVMYLSEWEKMENEE
- a CDS encoding YesK family protein; amino-acid sequence: MVAMIVFGLAYVFVKGIKDRTQLLLLFSLGILILVFSFFVIGGFEGMPYAVLSLGVFTLAILYFFLKKYVIGKKILFIGVPLIIAIHIFIGFINQVDYRVVDKERLTDDETGNYIEKIEKDTSIVGYKKFKGGEGEDFLLISMGGERKGNTIEVLKVKEDSEKTIICIRTSYNKNPEPNPYIAVALTRIKSKVVILDTDGTNYGDGLFD